A stretch of the Clostridium sp. 'White wine YQ' genome encodes the following:
- a CDS encoding DUF1540 domain-containing protein, which produces MDHNESIGCTVEECKYHCKDDDYCTLDQIQVVKHEMKATTTECTDCGSFESNY; this is translated from the coding sequence ATGGATCATAATGAAAGCATTGGATGTACAGTAGAGGAATGCAAATATCATTGTAAAGACGATGATTATTGCACTTTAGATCAAATACAAGTAGTAAAACATGAAATGAAAGCCACTACAACAGAATGCACTGATTGTGGAAGCTTTGAATCTAATTATTAA